From Plasmodium cynomolgi strain B DNA, chromosome 9, whole genome shotgun sequence:
TGCAGTAGGGAGGTGAGGAATGTACACATCTCCGTTTTGTATCCTTTCCATAGAATCATGAATTTTGGCAAACTTTTATCCAACTCGATGATGAGAGATAGGAATGCTCTTTGAAACAACAAAGATCTGTTGTCGATAAAGTACCTCATGTTAAGACATATATTTACTATCGTGTTGATACTGTCGAAGAAGGACTcattaatttcttcctccagtTTTAGGCACCTACTGATGCTGTAACGCAGAAAGTGCATGCATGCATCTGCCAGTGTCATCAAATTACTGTTTAGCGAGTTGAGACATATATGCATCACCCGACTCACCACTTGGTAACTGAAGTTAAAATTTGATTCGATGTCAATGTCTATTAAGTCGTTTAGAAATATAGACAAGgatatttccccctcctcttcgACTGCGCTCAGCTCTTGGAGGATGTTCCTGTGGTAGTCCTCTATGTCCACATCGTTCATTTTGCCAGATTGGGGGCAAGGGGTTCGGGTTGGGCGCGGCGGATGCAGGAAAAGAAGTAGGCTGGGTTCACTGCACGCAGAGCGGCTGCCCCTCGAGTGGTCGCGCGAAATGGTAGCCGAGAAATGGTAGCCACGAACTGGTAACGCTATCCGGTGACGCTACCCGGTAGCTGCTAACCGGTAGCCGCTAACCCTAAAACCACGCACGTGTGCACATACTTGCTTCCTTTCCGCGCCCAGACAAACAGATTTATGACATCACGATGGTGGGTCAAGTGGAGAacggaaaggaagaaaaaacatacGCCAGATCTTGCGCgcgttgaaaaaaaaacaaactagCTTAACTGAAAAGTACGACATACATTGTTCACGCAACACACAAAAATTGACATGAAAGACAAAACAAAggagatattaaaaaatcgaaatggAAATCGTTACAAAAAGATTTCCTCAAATGCGTAATAGTGTTTGTAAGAATCCACACACGCGCATTTACATATTCACAATTGTGTACAcaagtgaattttttttttttttttttttttttttgcaagtgCTCACAAATTGGGAGGCTTCTCAATCCAGTATGGTGACCCTCAACATGTGCAcacttcaaatttgtttgcTTTCACCACTAacacatttttcacttcgCCGTTTCGTCATCCTGCTCGTTTTTTCTCAATGTAGAAGATACGCTGTTCTGTGAAGAGATCCACACTACGTCTTTTCAAtcgtaaaaaaagtgaggaaTTCGTGCCATAttatcccattttgtgcaaaacGCCAACGCTGATTGATATTCCTCCGTCCACCGTTACTTGTGTAGAAATGGAAAACCTGTCTGCACTTCCCCCGGGTGGACTTCTCCCCCAGGTGGACTTTTCCCCCGGGTGGATTGCGCTCCACGTGGGCTGCCCACCGAGTCAACCATCCCACTCCCCagctagtttttttttttttttttttcttcttttcgtaTTCACTGTAAATATTGCGCTCCTTCACCGCCCTGATGTACGCCTGAATAATCGTGGCCGCTTCgttgtcttcattttcttttttcataatgATGTTACGTCTTTTCTCAGTCAGTTCTTTTAGAAAAGATTTCTCTTCTACTTccaccttcttcttcatcatcgtGGCGTCTAGGTCTTTGTcgataattttgttttctctcaGTTTGTTGTCCCAGAGTTGGATTTCTGTGGGGAGGGAGCGGCAAGGGAGTGATTACGATGTGGGGGAGAAGAGAGATGGCCTTGTTTTTGGGGGGGATACGTTTTCATGAAAAAGGCCCTTGGCTTCGCTCCATAACGTGGCTAACCCTGATCCATCTCCTCAATTTCCGCATCAATCGAGTCGATATAATTCTGAATATCCTGCTCTATcagtacgttttttttcaccaagtTGACCTCCAAATCTTGGTATGTCCTAATCTGATCATCATACAtattcttcgttttttcgagTAAGGCATTAATGTTTTCCAAGTCCTCTGTGAGATTATTTACGGGCATCTGATCGAGCAATTTCTTTATGCTTTCCTTGGAGgacttcttcaaatttttcagTTCATACTCTTTGGTCATTAGTATCTGTTGAAGTTCTTTCAATTCGTCgtgactttttttcctaacaAGCTCTAATTCATCATTTagttctttttcttcgttttgtgtgttttgttcttcctcctttaaTTCTTCCAAGTTTTCGATTCGCTTCCGCTGCTCCTCTGCTGTCGTTTGGAACTTCACCAGGAAGATGTCCTGTCGAGGGGTGCCCGAAAAGTGGAGTCATGCAGTTGTGCGAAAGAGGTGGAGGGGAGATGCAACGCGCACATGCGACGCACACATGCGACGCGTACATGCAACGCGCACATGGAGACCATGCTGGGCATCAATAGGCAACCCTGACACTCACTTACCTTCAAATCCTTCACGATTCCCaggaacttaaaaaaatcgtgGTTCTTTTTATCACTTAGCGAATTCAAGATGGTCgacaaattttcattttgcttaaaaattttacacaaaCAGAAACagtactttttaattttgtccaCCAACTCTTGGTGTTCCCTGTGCACTCCAAGTAAGTCGCCTCGTTCGTCTCCTCGTTCGTCGTCCCCTTCGCCGTCCCCTTCGCCGTCCCCTTCGTCGTCCCCTTCGTCGTCCCCTTCACCGTCTCCTTCACCGCCTCCTTCGCCGCCTTCACATTTTATCACCTCCGTATGTTCATACAATTTATTCAGCTTTATTATGTCCTTAAAGTAGGTGAAGAATTCCTCAGGTAGGTTGGGCAGCTCCTGCtcgttcaatttttccaGCACCTGCGAAAGGCCAAGTGGGAAAGAGAGTCTCACCAACCcgcacacacatgcatacgtacatgcgtatgtatatatatatgtatatatacacactaTGACAGTGCCTCCCACGGGGCTCGCCCGAATTCCACTCATCCAGATGTACCTCCTCATTTATGTAAGCCAAATTTACAATCTTCTTTTCGAACGTCTCGATGACGTTGTACAGGCTTTTCGCCTCCACGTCGATAAACTTGCTATCCATAGTGCTTCCACTTTTGGTAATCCTTTTCCCAGGTATGTTAACATTTCACATAATAAAAGAATGAGACTGCGAGAACCCCCTTCTTCCCAATTTGTCTCCTCTCATATAATGGCCCAAATCACCAAATGGGTAATATTTAACATAGAAGAAAGTATATTATATgccttcctcccttttttttggaacaaaatgaaaacataaCCAAGTCAATCTATTGGTACTACACACTACTATAAAGTTAAACCATACTCTCTTTTGTATGTACTTATTCGTGTGagcaaaatgtagaaaaaacgGAATAGGTAGATGGCACCCCCCCTACACGGCTTGGCCAAAGGAATACCTATCCAATGCATCCTCACCCAGTAGGCATTATACTCGCTCCGTTTAGAAAAATGAGCTAATAAAATAACGCCTTTAAATGGAGAGCTTATCAAATGAAGGGCTCATCAAATGGAGGGCTTATCAAATGGAGAGATTATCAATTGGAAAGCTTATCAATTGGAGAGATTATCAAATAGTTTGCaagtttacaaaaaaaaaaaaaaaaaaaaaaaggcatagaACATACTGCCCATCGTGCCCAGGGAAGGCTCACCGAGTTCGCCCCAAGTGAACTTCCCATTTCGCAGATGCGCAGAAAGGCGCCCCTCGAATGGGCATCAGGCATATCTTTCCACCGAGGCCATAATGCACTTCTCGCGTTTTCCTTATGTCTACCATCTGGAgggataaaaagaaaagaaaaaaaattatatcttCCTACCACCCTCTCTGTGTCTTATGAACGCCGCTTAGCCGCTTGGCCGCTtagccgcttcaccgcttcaccgcttcgccGCTTGGCCACTCTGCGCGGACGGAAGCAAACTCGGGGAAAAGGacagtaaatataaaaatattaaatcaGCTGGGCAATGTATCTTCAATTACTTATCAGAAGCAGAACTGAATAgttttcatcattttaatatttttttattttatccctTCCCCCGAGAAgccgcaattttttatgtatcgCCACTCAAAATGGAGTATATATATCACTCTCCTGtggtacaatttttttttctttactcaCCTGATGCGATGGCGAATCATCCGTAGGAGTAGTCCTTTTCCATCCCTTTGGAGGTCACCCCTGAAAGGTAATCCTCCTCGCTGCACTTCTATATGCCACtattctccttcctcttcacAGCTGTCCAGCCTTGCTGGGTAACCCTCcgctccaa
This genomic window contains:
- a CDS encoding hypothetical protein (putative), producing MDSKFIDVEAKSLYNVIETFEKKIVNLAYINEEVLEKLNEQELPNLPEEFFTYFKDIIKLNKLYEHTEVIKCEGGEGGGEGDGEGDDEGDDEGDGEGDGEGDDERGDERGDLLGVHREHQELVDKIKKYCFCLCKIFKQNENLSTILNSLSDKKNHDFFKFLGIVKDLKDIFLVKFQTTAEEQRKRIENLEELKEEEQNTQNEEKELNDELELVRKKSHDELKELQQILMTKEYELKNLKKSSKESIKKLLDQMPVNNLTEDLENINALLEKTKNMYDDQIRTYQDLEVNLVKKNVLIEQDIQNYIDSIDAEIEEMDQEIQLWDNKLRENKIIDKDLDATMMKKKVEVEEKSFLKELTEKRRNIIMKKENEDNEAATIIQAYIRAVKERNIYNVVWISSQNSVSSTLRKNEQDDETAK